A single region of the Rhizobium sp. NLR16a genome encodes:
- a CDS encoding SDR family oxidoreductase, which yields MASNKDSKIALVTGASRGIGAAVARRLARDGFTVVVNYSGSAAAAEDLAREIEQAGGRALAAKADVSDAEAVRRMFDAAEDAFGGVDVLVNNAGIMMLSSLAEADDENFDRQIGVNLKGTFNTLREAARRLRDGGRVINFSTSVVGLKLETYGVYAATKAAVETLTAIMAKEMRGRNITVNAIAPGPVATDLFLNGKTEELIARMAKMNPLERLGSPEDIACVVAFLAGPDGGWINGQTLRANGGVI from the coding sequence ATGGCTTCCAACAAAGACAGCAAGATCGCACTGGTCACCGGCGCTTCCCGTGGTATCGGCGCGGCCGTTGCCAGACGCCTCGCCAGAGACGGTTTCACCGTCGTCGTCAACTATTCCGGCAGTGCGGCCGCGGCCGAAGACCTCGCCCGAGAGATCGAGCAGGCTGGCGGCAGGGCGCTGGCGGCCAAGGCGGATGTCAGCGATGCTGAAGCCGTCCGGCGGATGTTCGACGCTGCGGAAGACGCCTTTGGCGGCGTCGATGTGCTCGTCAACAATGCCGGCATCATGATGCTGTCGTCGCTTGCCGAGGCTGACGACGAAAACTTCGATCGCCAGATCGGCGTCAATCTCAAGGGCACTTTCAATACGCTCAGGGAAGCGGCCCGGCGCCTGCGCGATGGCGGCAGGGTCATCAACTTTTCGACTTCGGTCGTCGGGCTGAAGCTCGAAACCTACGGGGTTTACGCCGCCACCAAGGCCGCCGTCGAAACGCTGACGGCGATCATGGCCAAGGAGATGCGCGGCCGTAACATCACGGTCAATGCCATCGCGCCCGGGCCGGTGGCTACTGATCTTTTCCTCAACGGCAAGACGGAGGAACTCATTGCCCGCATGGCGAAGATGAACCCGCTGGAGCGGCTCGGCTCGCCTGAGGACATTGCCTGCGTGGTCGCCTTTCTCGCCGGCCCGGACGGCGGCTGGATCAATGGCCAGACGCTGCGCGCCAATGGCGGCGTGATCTGA
- a CDS encoding LysR family transcriptional regulator, producing MDQLSAMRVFIRVVETGNFTRAADMLAMPKATVTNLIQGLEAHLRTKLLNRTTRRVMVTTDGALYYERAAQIISELEELDGSLSNSQSLPSGRLRIEMSGAFADAIVVPALCDFYQRYPDIRLDLGVSDRTVDYLVENVDCALRAGTPTDQSLIARRVSEMELVTCASPSYIQKFGMPERPEDLEATHYSVSYFRAQNNRTLPFEFRRGNEMVETTPRCIASVNDSRTYLTAALTGLGVAQVPTFMAREPMRRGELVRVLPDWRRDPVPLYVVYPPNRHLSNKVRVFVDWLVKLLVEAKLNDF from the coding sequence ATGGATCAACTTTCGGCAATGCGCGTCTTCATCCGCGTCGTGGAGACGGGCAATTTCACCCGCGCCGCCGACATGCTCGCAATGCCCAAGGCGACGGTGACCAATCTCATCCAGGGCCTGGAAGCGCATCTGCGCACCAAGCTTCTGAACCGCACCACGCGACGGGTCATGGTGACCACGGACGGCGCGCTTTATTACGAACGCGCCGCCCAGATCATCTCCGAGCTGGAGGAACTCGACGGCAGCCTCTCCAACTCGCAAAGCTTGCCGAGCGGGCGGCTGCGCATCGAGATGAGCGGCGCCTTTGCTGACGCCATCGTCGTTCCGGCACTTTGCGATTTCTACCAACGCTATCCCGACATCCGTCTGGATCTGGGGGTCAGCGACCGCACGGTGGATTACCTGGTCGAAAACGTCGATTGCGCGCTGCGGGCGGGCACGCCCACCGACCAGTCGCTGATAGCCCGGCGCGTTTCGGAGATGGAGCTCGTCACCTGCGCTTCGCCGAGCTACATTCAGAAATTCGGCATGCCCGAACGGCCGGAGGATTTGGAGGCCACGCACTACTCCGTCAGTTATTTCCGCGCCCAGAACAACCGGACCCTGCCCTTCGAATTTCGCAGGGGCAACGAAATGGTCGAGACTACCCCGCGCTGCATCGCCTCGGTCAATGACAGCCGCACCTATCTGACCGCGGCCCTGACGGGCCTCGGCGTCGCGCAGGTGCCGACCTTCATGGCGCGTGAACCGATGCGGCGGGGCGAACTCGTCCGCGTGCTGCCGGACTGGCGCCGCGATCCGGTGCCGCTTTATGTGGTTTATCCACCGAACCGCCACCTCAGCAACAAGGTCCGCGTCTTCGTCGATTGGCTGGTCAAGCTCCTGGTCGAGGCCAAGCTGAACGATTTCTAG
- a CDS encoding alpha/beta hydrolase fold domain-containing protein, translating to MTVEWKDMMLDKVAIGPVSARVYQGADYGKGPPIVLYLHGGAFLDSETNVDRPVAVSLAKAGAIVAAVDYSTLSGNLFPKALEVSFSVFTYLANKRAAGLGDRKSLLFVAGEEAGGNVAAGVALKARDEMPDALDGQVLISPLLDPFMGTSSIRKAEAIGMRQRWADGWSHYLSGGGCHPYAAPCLCSRLSGVAPALIFTAEDDPLHDETLGYGARLKKAGVGVRQHVLPAGTGWPSIYGGKSGEAPDWQEHVSRHFGRFLQDVSVQPQLH from the coding sequence ATGACGGTAGAATGGAAGGACATGATGCTGGATAAGGTGGCCATCGGCCCCGTTTCCGCGCGCGTCTACCAAGGCGCCGATTACGGCAAGGGTCCGCCGATCGTGCTTTACCTGCATGGGGGGGCATTTCTCGACAGCGAAACGAATGTCGACCGGCCGGTTGCCGTCAGTCTCGCCAAAGCCGGCGCCATCGTCGCCGCCGTCGACTACAGCACACTGTCCGGCAACCTCTTTCCGAAGGCGTTGGAAGTCTCCTTCTCCGTTTTCACCTATCTCGCCAACAAGCGCGCCGCTGGTCTCGGCGACCGCAAGTCGCTGCTATTCGTCGCCGGCGAGGAGGCGGGCGGCAACGTCGCTGCCGGAGTGGCGCTCAAGGCGCGCGATGAGATGCCGGATGCGCTCGACGGCCAGGTACTGATTTCACCGCTGCTCGATCCCTTCATGGGCACGTCGTCGATCCGCAAGGCCGAAGCGATCGGCATGCGACAGCGCTGGGCGGACGGCTGGAGCCATTATCTGAGCGGTGGCGGCTGCCACCCCTACGCGGCCCCCTGCCTCTGTTCGCGTCTTTCAGGCGTCGCGCCAGCGCTGATATTCACCGCAGAGGACGATCCTCTGCACGACGAAACACTCGGTTACGGTGCCCGCCTGAAAAAGGCCGGCGTCGGTGTGCGCCAGCATGTCCTTCCCGCCGGGACGGGCTGGCCCTCGATTTATGGTGGGAAATCTGGGGAGGCACCCGACTGGCAGGAACACGTCAGCCGCCATTTCGGACGTTTCCTACAGGACGTAAGCGTCCAACCGCAATTGCATTGA
- a CDS encoding efflux RND transporter periplasmic adaptor subunit, which produces MTSRSKRWALVGAGIGLIASVSGAALFFELPMSTTATAASAPAQPPAVPVTVAVVEARDVTAWETFSGRLEAVDRVQVRPRVEGAILSVAFREGALVKQGDLLFTIDPAPYQASVAQAQGQVASAEAKVSLAQTELDRGRRLSDNRTISQSDLDQRQSALAEAQAGLRSAQAALQSAQLNLDYTQVRAPVAGRIGKIEVTTGNLVAAGSASPALTTLVSVDPIYASFNASEEMVTRALAQLPQTDGALPPVEEIPVEVGTLADEGTPIKGKLQLIDNEVDASSGTIGVRAVFDNPGGRLIPGQFVRVRMGQPKAENKIVISDRAVGTDQDKKFVFVVDGENRVAYRQVQLGALTEGQRVVESGLKAGEKIVVNGLQRIRPGAVVVPQMEEKVATAQ; this is translated from the coding sequence ATGACGTCCAGAAGCAAGCGCTGGGCCCTCGTGGGCGCCGGCATAGGACTTATTGCGTCCGTTTCAGGCGCTGCATTGTTTTTCGAGCTGCCGATGAGCACGACGGCTACGGCAGCTTCCGCTCCCGCGCAGCCTCCCGCCGTACCGGTGACGGTGGCCGTGGTCGAAGCCCGCGACGTGACGGCCTGGGAGACCTTCTCCGGCCGTCTCGAAGCGGTCGATCGTGTCCAGGTCCGTCCCCGTGTCGAAGGCGCGATCCTTTCGGTGGCTTTCCGTGAGGGCGCGCTGGTGAAGCAGGGCGACCTGCTCTTCACCATCGATCCGGCTCCCTACCAGGCGAGCGTGGCGCAGGCCCAAGGCCAGGTGGCTTCGGCCGAAGCCAAGGTCAGTCTGGCGCAGACCGAGCTTGACCGCGGCCGCAGGCTTTCCGATAACCGCACCATCTCCCAGAGCGATCTCGATCAGCGCCAGAGCGCGCTGGCCGAGGCGCAGGCAGGCTTGCGTTCGGCACAAGCCGCGTTGCAGTCTGCCCAGCTCAATCTCGATTATACTCAGGTACGGGCGCCGGTTGCCGGCCGCATCGGCAAGATCGAGGTGACGACAGGCAACCTGGTTGCGGCCGGATCGGCCTCGCCTGCGCTGACGACGCTCGTTTCGGTCGATCCGATCTATGCGAGCTTCAACGCCAGCGAAGAGATGGTGACCCGCGCTCTCGCCCAGCTGCCGCAGACGGACGGCGCCCTGCCGCCCGTCGAAGAGATTCCGGTCGAGGTCGGCACGCTCGCCGACGAAGGCACGCCGATCAAGGGCAAGCTGCAGTTGATCGACAACGAGGTTGACGCATCGAGCGGCACCATCGGTGTGCGCGCCGTCTTCGATAATCCGGGCGGACGCCTCATCCCCGGCCAGTTCGTGCGCGTGCGCATGGGCCAGCCGAAGGCCGAGAACAAGATCGTCATCAGCGACCGCGCCGTCGGCACCGACCAGGACAAGAAATTCGTCTTCGTCGTCGACGGTGAGAACAGGGTCGCCTACCGGCAGGTGCAGCTCGGCGCTTTGACTGAGGGGCAGCGGGTGGTCGAAAGTGGCCTGAAGGCCGGCGAGAAGATCGTCGTCAACGGCCTGCAGCGCATCCGTCCCGGTGCCGTCGTCGTTCCGCAGATGGAAGAGAAGGTCGCGACCGCTCAGTAA